Genomic DNA from Gammaproteobacteria bacterium:
GTGGTTCGATGCCGCCCCGGGCTGGGCTAGTCAGTGCTGGCCCTTATCAACAACGACGCCCCGGCAGCTACGGCGCACACACGGGGGCTCGTGTGCGCGGCCCGTCGCAAAGGGCAATATCGGCTGGCTGTGAGTCGTCCGACCGGAGGACGCCTTCGATGCAGCTGAGCATGACGCTCACTTCCTTACGAGAGGAGGTCGATCAGGCGTTGGATGGACAGCAGGCCGTTGCCGCCGCTTCCTGACGCGGCGCATCATATTCCCGCCAGCGGCACCCGATAATTCTCCGGGTTTTTGTGCGCGACTGCACAGTTTTGCCCTCATCGACCTGACAATATTGTCCCGGCCAGCCGACTGGAGGACAAGTCCATGCCCTTTGACGATCCTGTGATTCATGTCATGACGGAAGATCCGATCACGCTCGAGTTAAATCAGAAACTGAGTGACGCGCAGTCTATATTCTCGAAAGGACAAATCCACCATCTGCCGGTGGTCGAAGATGGCAAGCTGGTTGGCATCCTGACTTCGAATGACATGATCAAACTGAGCAAATTGTACGACGATGACAATCCGGCTAACGAGTTTCTCGACCGACAATACACTGTGGCCGAGGTCATGCATCGAAATCCGGTGTCTGTCGGAGTTGACGCGACGATTCGTGAGGCTGCACGAATCCTGGCGGCCGGCGGCTTTCATGGCCTCCCCGTCGTCGGCTACAACAATTTGCTAAAAGGTATCGTGACGACCACCGACCTGATAGAGCTGTTGCTCCGGAAGTTGCCGCAAACCGCAGAGGCGTAAGGCTTGTAGAGCGTACCCTCGATTTCCCGATAAGCTCATTTCAGCTAACGCGCCTCTGCAGCAGCATCCAGGACCAGCCCGCCTTTTACCCGATGTGCAATCCGGGTGGCGCAGGCAATTTCCAGCGTAGGGTCGCAGTTCAGTGTCAGGAAGCTCGCCTCATAACCGGGTTCGAGCGTACCAATCGCCCGTCCTGGAAAAATGCTGAGGGCCGGTGTGCGTACCCACAGCGCGAGCAGTTCTTCATCAGTAAACACGCCCAGCGCCTTCAGCGACTGGATTTCGTTCCAGGCCGTCTGAAAATAACTGTCCGACCCGACGGCAATCGATACGCCGGCAGCTTTCATGCGAGTGAGATTATCGGCCTGGCGGTCGGTGACAATCTTCAGATCTTCTTCACTGTACTCGCGCCCCTGCGTGACATTAACAGTCGCGACTACGATAAAGCCCTGCGCCGCCATTTTCTCTATCAGCGCATCCGGAATTTGCGAGCGCTTCGGATCTTTTGCGATAGCCAGGTCATAAGCAGGCAAATGCGCAGCCTCGGTGGCGCCGGCATCGACTGCCAATGCCAGGTCCTGCACCGTTTCCACATGCACGATAGTGCGCAGGCCTGCGGCATTTGCACGTTTTACCGCCTCGCGGAATACCACCTCCGAGAGCCCGGCGCTGTCCTCGGAGTCGTATTGCAGCAGGTACAGCTTCAAAAATTCTGGCTCGGTGGCGAGTACGCGTTCCCAGTTTTTATCCAGTTGTTCAATGGTTGTAGCGTCGTAAAAGGCATTGCCATCAAGCTCGTCAGCGCCCGTGTCGGCATACATGCCGAACCCGAGCAGCATTCGATACAGCTTTTCCGGGTGACCCTCATCCTGCGACAGCCCGCCATAGGAAAAACTGACGTCCAGTGTGTCGGGCCTGTTCCAGTAATCGAGCATCGGCTCAGTGAATGAATAGATGCTGTTCGGGTTCTTGTAGTAAAAAACGCCTTCAGCCAGGTACTTTTCCGCGGTGGCTTCAGTGCCGGGCCCGTCGACCGAGTGATTATGCGCCTCGCCAAATGGTGGCACGACAAATGCGCCGCCCAGGTCAATGACGGCGGCGTCATTTGGCCGCTGCGCCACAAACACGCCCTTGTCCGCGTAGCGATCGCCGGCGATAAATTCAATCGAATCGCCGACCTCGGTGTGCCACTGGCCATTTTTATAGACCGTTGGTCCCGCATCAGGATTGATACGCGTGACAAGCTGGTTGTGCGTGGCCGGTTGGGGCGCAACGGCGGACGGTTGTTCGGGCGTACAGCCGGCCACGAGTAACACGGTCAGGACTGTCAGGGTGAGGCGCATGAGGTCTCCAGGGATTGTCGAAAAGGATCTCCCTCTTGGATGCCGGCCGGAAGGTTGACGTTGCGTTGCTTGAGCTGAAATTGTGCCAGGAGCGGCGCTAAGTTTCGAAAATTAGTTGAGAACCCCCGATATGCTCTTGGTCCGCCCGGACCCGGTTCTGCTACGATCCGGTCGTATGAGCGAGCCTGCACAGACAGCGATGACGCTGGACGACCTGTACCGGTTGCCCGATAACGAATTGCTCTACGAACTCGTCAACGGCTGGCTCGTCAGTGAGCCCCCGCCCGGTGTTCGTCATGGGCGCGTGGCTGGACGAATCGTAGCTATCCTCGATGCCTGTGTGCGCCAACACGGCGCCGGCGTCGTCGTCACGTGCGATACCGGTTTTGTTTTGCATCGCTCGCCCGATACCGTGCGCGCACCGGATGTCGCTTTCATCCGGATGGATCGGTACCTCGCGATGGAAGACGATGCGGACGCGATGCCCGGGCCACCTGATCTGGCGGTTGAAGTGCTTTCGCCGGGCAACCGGCCGCAGGAGATTCACGCCAAAGTCGCCGACTATCTCGCGGCGGGCACCACGTTGGTCTGGGTAGTCGATCCGCAGACGGAACAGGTACGCAGCTATCGCAGCCTGTTCGAACCACAGATCCATGCGGGAACCGATCTGCTGACCGCGGAGGACTTGCTGCCGGAATTCAGCGTACCGGTGGCAGACATTTTCTCCATCTGACACGGCGCCGCAATCTCACCGACCTGTGCGATCAGCCAGACGTGAAGGCGCAGACCTGAATAACGCCAGGCGGCTCTTAGCTCGTCGGACAACCTGTGTCAGAGCGTAGACATCGACGAAGCAACACTTGCAAGGCGGTTAGTTCAGGGAGCGCCGAGCATTGTCCGTCGTTTGTATCCCGACGGTGGCTCGAACGCGTCCGGATCCAGCGTTTGCCGCCGGGCCGATCGGAGCGTCGTTTCGCTTTCCAGACTGCCATCGTCGAAATCGCGAGTTACGACCGGGAATCCATTGACCTCTTCAAAGGTGTCGAATTGCCCGTCGCCAAAGCCGGCGCCGCCGAAGGAGTCGCCCAGTTCTTCAAAGAATGCATTCATGTCTTTAAAGACATCTTTCGCATCTTCGCCGCCCTCGACATTGTCCCAGTCAGTAACCCACAGCTCCTGGATCTTCTCGCCGTCGCGAAGTACGTCATACCTGACGCAGGGATAACCCGCCTTCTTCGCCCGTTCGCCGGTGCGGCGGAATTCTGTTGTTGGCCGGGTGGGCATGCCTGATGCGGCGCCTGGCGGCATTTTGCCCTTGAGCATTTCCTGCATCATCTCGCGTTGTTTCGGGTCGAGACCCTCCATGTGCTTCTCGACTTCTTTCATTGCCTGTTGCATCTGGCTGCCGATCTGGTTGCGGACATCTTTCGCGCTGCTGCTGTCAATGACCATGTAAGCCTTGTCGCGATGATCAACGAATACCATCTCGCGTCGGTCGCCGCGCCAGATTGCCACGTCTTTGCCCGCGCCACTGTCGCCGGGGGGAATCTCCATCTTCAGGTTTGACCCTTCGACAGACATCTCGGAGGTCTCCGGTCCCCGATCCGGGCCTGAGTGCCAGGTGGTTTCGACCTCAAATACGACTCCCGCCCACAGTGGCTGGGCGATGAGCGCGATGACCGCAGCGGCTCCAATTTTTCGGCTAATGTGGTTTGTATTCATCGGCTTTACCTCTCTGAAACCCGGTTTTCAGCAGGCGTTTCCGGCCGCTGGCCGGCGCCCGGCCTTATAACCCGATAGTAGTTCAAAAACAGCCTGATCGTGTACGGGTGGCGACCTTAACCTACCTCCCGTGCCAGTCGTTGGGTCAGGGTCTCTCTCCCCGATTCAGCCCTGTTCGTAGCGCGCGCGGATCGCGATCAGTTTTTCCGCGATGTCGGCCGGGTTGTGCGGTGGCGAGAATACGGCGTGCAGGCGCGCCTCGGGATCAATAAGGAACAGCGATGCGCTGTGGGCGATTTCATAGCTGCCGTTTTCATCGGCAGCCTCGTGCTCAAACATCGCACCGACGTGCATGGATAATGCGCGCAGTCCGTCGTCGCCACCCCTCAGGCCAATAAAGTCTTCATTGAAATGAGCAACGTAACGAGCCAGCGTGGGGGCATCGTCGCGCTCCGGGTCCACCGTGACCAGCGCCACGCGTGGCGCGATCGCGCCGGTTTTCTCCATCTCTGCCACCACGCTGCGCAGCGTGAGCATCGTGGTCGGGCAGATATCCGGACAGGATGTATAACCGAAAAACATCATTGTCCATTGCCCTTTGAACTGATCACGCCCGATTTGCGCCCCACGGTGGTCGAGGAGTTCAAGCTCGGGAAGCGGCCTCGGATCCGGCCAGACAGTGCCTAATAAGAATGTGTCGGGTGTGGCATCGAAACGTGGCCGGGCATTGCCGTACCAGCCGATCGCCAGAACCGTGACCAGTGAAATCAGTCCAATTACGAATACTTTTTGTCTCATACGTTTACAACCAGAGCGTCCGGGCCTCGTTGCGGTGCCAGCAATCGCAGCAAGGCCAGTACCAGCAGTGCAGCGACCCAGTTGTGCGCAACAGCCAGGCCAATCGGCAGGCTGGTAACGATCGCCATGACACCAATCGAGACCTCGGCCACCGCGAGCACAATGATAGTTATGGCTATGGCGCGATTGGCGCGGCCGGCGCGCAGCGCCAGGACACCCGTTACCAGCAATGCCGCCAGCGTCAGCACGCCTCCCAGGCGGTGGGTCAAGTGGATCGCCGCACGTTCTGCGCCGCCGATGGCGATACCCTGGCTATTGACCTCGTGGATACGCGACAGATCAAAAGCGTTTAGCAGTTCGCTGCCCGGCAGCCAGGCGCCATTGCAGTCTGGCAAGGTCATGCACGCTGTCGCGGCGAAATTTGCGCTGGTCAGGCCACCGAGCACCACCTGCGTGCCCAACAGGAACAGCGCGATCACCGCCCAGCCGCGCAAGCCGTCATGAACGGCGGCTGGACGGGCAGACCTGAACACCATCCAGCCCAGCAGGGCGAGCATAAAAAAACCGCCGGCAAGGTTGCCCATGATTATCGCCGGGCTGTGCAGGCTGCCGGACCTGATACCAAGAATCGCCAGAAACACCGTGGCCGCAAGTAACGCCAGCGAAATTACGCGATCCCGCTTTTGTCGAAATGCAGCGACATTCAGGAACAGGACGAGCAGTCCCAAAACACTTGCAACCAGGCGGTGCAACGGCGTGGCCCACGCCAGCGGTTCATTGGCCTGCTCGCCCAGGCGTTCGTAAGCGTTTCGGGTATCGGTCTCCTGGGCGACCGCCGGCGGCGTTCCGATCTGCCCATAACACGACGGCCAATCCGGGCAACCGATACCGGAGTGCGACAGGCGCAGGTATGCGCTCAGTGAAACCAGGACGATAACGAGCAGCAGGGAGGTTCTGGCCAGGAATTTCACGTCGCCCGATCAGTCTTTTGTGCGGGTCAGATGCAGCGCTTCGCCACGAACCAGCCGCACGGTTTTTGGAGATTTCTTCCAGTCCACCCGGTCATGGCCGTAACTGAAGTTCCATGCCCATGCGGCATCGAACTGGAAATGATAATCGTTGCTGGTCCAGTACTCGCCGGGCTGCATGTGTGGAAAATACTGCATGTTGGTTGTCGGTGGCTTTTTCATCTTGCGAGGATCGCTGATGGACGCCAGTTCGTCACGCAGGGGTAATCGCCAGTCGTTGTGGCCGCAATAGCCGGCCTTGTTGACCGCCTTCACATAGGCCCAGGTGTCACAGGCGCTGCCGGTGCAGTCGCCGCCATCAGGCGTGCCGCGGTAGTCGAGACCCTCCGGATCGTTCGATTCCTCAGGGTTATACCAGCTGTAGGTGTTCCGCCAGTGGTGCAGACCGGGCTCGTCCGTTTTGACCTCCCACAGCAGGCCCGTGTACTGATCCAGCGTGCACGGCCAGGCAGCTTGAGCGGTGGCTATCTGCTTGCCGTCAGCGTCGACTGCGACATACTTTGTGTCGTGAATCTCGAGCCCCGGCCCCGGGTTTTTGCTGCATCCCGTCAATGGCAGCACGGCGAAAACCAGCACCAACAAAATTTTTGGCATCATCGCTCTTCCTGGATGCTGAATTGCCCCAACGCATTCGAGCACACTGGACGACATACGTAGTTTCCGAAATCGTGACCGCGCTGCGCCGCAACTATACTACCTCAATCCTGGAATTTGACCTATCATGGCGCCAGGCGGCGGAATTCTGTTTCCTACAGGGACCAACAATGAACGAAGAATCCAGTTCAAACGAACCTGAACGCGTACCGGTAATGCAACGAGTCCTGGATAACCCGTTTCTGTTGCTGTTTATCGGCGTGGTCGTGCCAACCGTGTTCTACATCATATGGGGCATCATGGAGATCGTTACTATTCCCATCGCTCCATGATTTAACAGCAAAGGGGTGTCAACGTGAGCGCCATACAACCGCCCGCGGAAACCATCTGGTGGAAACAACCACTGGATCGAGTAGAAGGAACCTGGATAGGCATCGCGCTTGTCTGGTCGTTGATAATGTTTTTCATGATGCCTTTGTGGCATGTCTATGGAAAACAGAACCTGTCCAACGAAGCCTATCGCACGACACCGGCCGCTTTTATGGCCAAAACGCAGGCGATGGTCAACGAATACACGGTGCGTACCGAAACCGATATGCAGCTGCCGGTGGTGCGTCCGCCGCCGGGCAGCGATGTCTATCTGATCGGCCGGCTGTGGTCATGGTGGCCACTGCTTGAGCTGGAAAAAGACCAGACTTACAGGCTGCATATCTCATCGATGGACTGGCAGCACGGCTTTTCGCTGCAACCGATCAATATCAATACGCAGATACTTCCCGGCTACGAAATAGTACTGACCATTACTCCGGATACCTCAGATGATCAGACCATTATCTGTAACGAGTTCTGCGGGATTAATCATCACACGATGGTTGGCAAAATTTACGTGACGGATGGTGGGTCATGAATACTGAGCAATTCCGAATCTGCCCTGAGTCCGGACTACAGTTCCATAAGCCCGCCGAGACGCTGATGCGGCTGCATGCAGTCATCGCCATCGTGATCCTGCTTGTCGGCGGTATCACGGCGCTGCTGGTCACGCTGACCCGCTGGCCGGCGGTGCACCTGATGCCGGCCGATCGCTTTTATCAGCTGCTGACCCTGCATGGCGTCAACATGCTGATCTTCTGGATCATCACTTTCGAAATCGCGATCCTGTACTTCTGTTCGTCCACGCTGCTGCGTTGCCGGCTGGCGACCCCGCGGATTGCATGGTTTGGTCTGGCCCTGATGGTCATTGGCATCATTGTCAATAACATGGCGGTGCTCAAGGGCGACGCCTCGGTCATGATGACCTCTTATGTACCGATGCCTGCCAACCCCAACTTCTATCTCGGGTTGATACTGTTTGCCGTCGGCGCACTGCTGGGCTGTTTTATTTTCCTCGGTACGCTGGTCATTGCGAAGGAGGAGAAGACGTACGAAGGCTCCATCCCGCTGGTCACTTTCGGCGCGCTTACCGCCTGTATCATCGCCGTTTTTACAATCGCCAGTGGCGCGATCATCCTCATTCCGACCTACATGTGGTCGATGGGCTGGATCGGGCATATCGACGCTGCCATGTATCGCCTGATTTGGTGGGCGCTTGGGCATTCTTCGCAGCAGATTAACGTCGCAGCGCATGTTGCCGTCTGGTACGCGATAGCGGCGATCGTATTTGGCGCCAAGCCGCTGTCGGAGAAAGTCAGCCGCATGGCCTTCCTGCTTTATATCGCGTTTCTACAGCTCGCGTCGGCGCATCATTTGCTCGTCGACCCTGGTCTCAGTGCCAGCTGGAAGATCTTTAACACCAGTTACGCCATGTACCTGGCGGTGCTGGCGAGCATGGTTCACGGGCTGACCGTGCCGGGCTCGATCGAAGTGGCACAGCGCGCCAAGGGTTTTTCGCAGGGGCTGTTCCAGTGGCTGCGTAAGGCACCGTGGGGCAACCCGGTGTTTTCAGGCATGTTCATTTCGCTGCTGGGTTTCGGTTTCCTCGGTGGCATCTCGGGCGTGGTGATGGGAACCGAACAGATCAACATCATCATCCACAACACCATCTATGTGCCGGGACATTTCCACGCGACCGTGGTGATTGGCACTACGCTGGCCTTCATGTCACTGACCTATTTCCTGATCCCGGTCCTGTTCCGGCGGCAGCTGGTCATGCCGGGGCTGGCCAGGTGGCAGCCGTACCTTTTCGGTATTGGCATGGGCGTATTCACGACCGTCATGATGGGCGCGGGTACGCTGGGCGTTGCCCGAAGACACTGGGATATGGCGTTTACCGATTCCGCTCTCGGTTTTGACTACCCTGCCAGCGCTTATACCCTGATGGGCCTGGTGGGTATCAGCGGGATGGTGGCTATCCTGGGTGGGGCAATATTTATTCTGGTGACTGTCCTGTCAGTGTTCTTTGGTAAACCGGTAGAGTCCGAATCTCCTTATGGCGTCACGGCTACCGTGCTGCCGCGGGCCGAGCCAACGATTGAACCGGCGGGAGGCCATGCCGCAACGGGCAAATGGGGCTTCGCCGCACCGGGTACCTTTGTATTTGCCATCTTCTTCCTGGCCATTTTTGTCGTCTACTATGCGGTGAACTGGAAGTATCTCGCTTCTGTCTGGCCGCTGCAGTAAATTGCCGGCAAGCATCAGGGCCGGGTAGTGGGGTTTCCGACTACCCGGCCTTTTTCGTCGGACCCCAAGAGAACACCCATGACCGTCAGGCCGCCAACCGTTGCTCGAGTCGCAATGCTCCTGCTGGCCATCGCAATGTCGCCGTGCGGCCTGGCACAGGCACCGGCCCCGGACGCCGGCAGCTACGACCGAGACCTTGCCCTGGAGCAGTCGCAGGCCGCAATTGGAACCGTGCTGGGTAACTACACGCTCACTGACACAGACGGAACCAAAGTTCGGTTGACCGATTACGCCGGCAAGCCGCTGCTGATCAGCATGGTGTTTACCTCCTGCTACCACACCTGTCCGGTCACTACCCGCTTTCTTGCCAAAGCGGTGGAAAAAGCGAGAAGAACGCTGGGTGACGACGGCTTCACCATTGCCACGGTTGGTTTCGACAGCGCTAATGACACGCCCGAAAAAATGCGTGTGTTTGCTCGCGAACAAGGGGTTGCGATCCCTGGCTGGAAGTTTCTCAGCGCTTCGGAGGGCACTATAAAAGAGCTGGTCGACGACCTTGGCTTTGTTTATTTTCCATCGCCTCGTGGTTTCGATCATATCGTGCAGGTAACGGTTGTTGACCGAAACAGTAAAGTCTATGCCCAGGTGTACGGCGAGGCGTTCGAGTTGCCGTGGCTAATGGAGCCGCTCAAAGCACTGGTCTTTAATCGGCCGCAGTCTTCCGGACATCCGATAGCCACTTTGATGGACAAGATCAGGATATTCTGTACCGTCTATGATCCAAACACCGGTCGTTACCGCATTGATTATTCACTGTTTATCCAGATTGGTATCGGGCTGTTTATAGTTCTGGCGGTCGGTACTTATTTGCTGACTGAATCCCGTCGTGCGCGGCGTGGCTAATAGCGTGCGCAGCCTCTTGCACCGATCGGGTCAGGCCGTATTTGAAGCCCTGCGGCGGCTGTTGCAACCCGGGTTTGATGCCCCATTGAACCCGCTGCGCCACCTTGGCGCATTAACGATCTTCTTTCTCTGGATTGTGCTGGTCAGCGGTATCTGGATATTCATTTTCTTCCGCACCAGCATCGACGGTGCTTACCAATCGGTCGAGTACCTGACGCACGAGCAATGGTACCTGGGCGGCGTGATGCGCAGCCTGCATCGCTACGCATCCGATGCGGCCATCGTCACGCTGGTACTGCATATCCTCAAAGAGTTTTTCTACGACCGTTACCGGAGCAAACGCTGGTTCAGCTGGCTCACGGGTGTGCCGCTGGTCTGGTTACTGATACCGCTGGGCATTACCGGTTACTGGCTGGTGTGGGATGGCCTGGCGCAATACGTCGCACTGAGCTCAGCGGAACTGATCGACCGGGTTCCTATATTCACCGATTCCATGGCGCGAAATTTCCTCAGCAACGAAAGCCTCAGCGACCGGTTCTTTACGCTCATGGCGTTCCTGCACCTAATTGGTTTGCCGCTGTTTCTCGTGCTGGGTATCTGGCTGCACGTGTTCCGGATCAACCGGCCGAACATCAACCCGCCACGAAAGCTGATGGCGGGTGCGCTGCTGGCAATGCTGGTGTTATCGCTGGTGTATCCCGCGCTGAGCCAGGGGCCGGCAGACCTGGCGCGAGTGCAATCGAGCCTGGGTCTGGACTGGTATTACCTCACGGTGTATCCACTGATCCAGATATGGTCGCCCGGCTGGGTGTGGGTCTTGCTGGTCGGAGTCAGCCTGTTGTTGTGCCTGGCGCCGTGGCTGCCGCGGTCAAAGGCGCAGGCTGTGGCGTCAGTTGACCTCGATAACTGCAATGGCTGTCGGCGCTGTGTTGACGATTGCCCGTTTTCAGCAGTGATGATGGCGCCGCGCAGCGATGGCAAAAAATATGACGCCGAAGCCGTGGTTGATCCCGATTTGTGCGTGAGCTGCGGAATTTGTGTCGGTGCCTGCCCCACCGCGATGCCGTTTCGCACCCGTAGCGCGCTCATTCCCGGCATCGATCTGCCAGACTATTCTGCCGAGGGGCTGCGTGACTCCTTGCATGCAGCTGCGGAAAAACTGCCGGCCGGTAAAAAGGTGCTGACGCTATGCTGCGAAACCGGCGTGACAGCGCGGCAATTGGATACAGGTTCCGATGCCGTGGTGCAGGTCAGGTGCATGGCGCACTTGCCGCCGTCGTACATCGACTACATTCTCAGCCGGGATCTGGCCGACGGTGTGTTCATGGCCGGGTGCCCCGGCGGTGATTGTCAGTACCGGCTTGGTGCGCGCTGGACCGAACAACGTATGAACCGTGAGCGCGATCCGCTGTTGCGTAAACGCGTGGACCGGCAACGCATAGCGCTGGCGTGGGAGCAGCCCTGGTCAGATTTCGCGACCCCCGCGGATGCGCTTGCGGCCTTCACTCGCAGCCTGCCTGTGGGCGAAGAGGAGGGCGAAACTGTTGTTTCGAAACCGGCGAATGCACTGGTCAGGATTGCGGCAGTAACGCTGAGTCTTGGCTTGTTTGCCGCCCTTGTTGGCTGGCTGTCCAGCTCTCCCGACTATCGGCTTCTGCCAGACGATACAGCAGTAGTGTCACTCAGTTTCTCCCACGCCGGACAGCGCCTCGAAGCGTGCCGCACCCGGACCGCCGAGGAACTGGAGGACCTGCCGCCCAATATGCGGGTGGCCATGGACTGCCCGCGCGGGCGGCGCCCGGTAACGGTAGAGCTGCAGCTCGACGGCGACGTGCTTTACCGTGACACACTGGCGCCCAGTGGCCTGCACGGCGATGGCGAATCCAACATCTACCAGCGATTTCAGGTACCGACCGGGTCACATGCCCTGTTCATCGGGATGCGTGACTCAGACCGAACGGCAGGATTCGACTATCAAGACCAGGCTGCGGTTGAGCTGGAGCCCGGTCAGCATCTGTTAGTTGAATTCGATTCCGAGCAGCAAGCTTTTTTCTTCAGGTAAGCAACATGACATTGATTGAATGGAAAAAAGAATACTCAGTGGGTGTTGCATCCATCGACCAGGAGCACCAGGAGCTCATAGAACTGATCAACGATATTTATACGCGCATGCGTGACCCGCTAAGCGTGGCCACGATCGATTACCATCTGGGCGAGATCAGTTCCAATATCGCTGCGCACTTTGCTTTGGAAGAGCGAGTGATGCGCGAGGCACGATACGACGAGCTCGATGCGCACAAAGAGGATCACGAGAAACTGCTGGACGAGATCCATGATCTCATCGACAGGTTTGCGGCGGATCCGGAGTCTGGCCGGGAGCTGCTGCAGGAACGACTATCCGACTGGTTTGCTAACCACTTCGCGACTTTTGACGCCCGCCTGCACAAGAAGCTGGGTGTTTAGCCGCTTTATTCAGGCAAAAAGACGCCGCAGCATCTGGAACGACAGCAGGATAAGAGACAGGAATACTACAAAAAACACGACCTGCCTTTGTGGCAGCACGGCGCCGCGTTTGCGTTCAATCAGTCGGAGTATCCAGTCCGAAAGAAAGTAAACGACAATCCCGTTGAGCGTGAAGATGACAAGTTCCATCAGCTTCCCCGTTTGTTTGTTACGCCGCCCCGCATCGATTTGTAGGCAACAATCAGGAATAACAAACCACCGATAACCGAGATCAGCCCGCCAAGCCCCATGAAGCCCATGCCGGCAATCTCACCAAGGCGGTCCACGCCCTGAGCGGAGCCGGCCGTTTTGCGTTGTACGCCGTAACCACCGGTCCAGGCCAGGCCGATGATGTGCATGAATTGACCGCCACCGTAAATATACGGTTGCCACAGCGCCAGTCGTGGCGGAACCGGCCCGAATCCCAGCCTGGGAAGCAGGTAATAAGTCAGCCCCATGAAAGCGATGGTCACGCCGACCGTTGATCCGTGGTAGTGAGCAGGTATGACGATGTCCAGCCCCGCGATCATGAACCCCAGCACCCCGCCAACAGTAAACAACACCAGCGAGCTCTCGAGTGCGGCGCGCAAATGGCGGCCTTCGCCTTCGGGTGCCTTGCCCTGCCAGATGCTGGCGCAGACGGCCAGTCCCAGCGGCAGGCAGGACAAGCCCCCGTATTTCATCAGTTCTGTGA
This window encodes:
- a CDS encoding CBS domain-containing protein → MPFDDPVIHVMTEDPITLELNQKLSDAQSIFSKGQIHHLPVVEDGKLVGILTSNDMIKLSKLYDDDNPANEFLDRQYTVAEVMHRNPVSVGVDATIREAARILAAGGFHGLPVVGYNNLLKGIVTTTDLIELLLRKLPQTAEA
- a CDS encoding Uma2 family endonuclease, whose product is MSEPAQTAMTLDDLYRLPDNELLYELVNGWLVSEPPPGVRHGRVAGRIVAILDACVRQHGAGVVVTCDTGFVLHRSPDTVRAPDVAFIRMDRYLAMEDDADAMPGPPDLAVEVLSPGNRPQEIHAKVADYLAAGTTLVWVVDPQTEQVRSYRSLFEPQIHAGTDLLTAEDLLPEFSVPVADIFSI
- a CDS encoding SCO family protein, giving the protein MRQKVFVIGLISLVTVLAIGWYGNARPRFDATPDTFLLGTVWPDPRPLPELELLDHRGAQIGRDQFKGQWTMMFFGYTSCPDICPTTMLTLRSVVAEMEKTGAIAPRVALVTVDPERDDAPTLARYVAHFNEDFIGLRGGDDGLRALSMHVGAMFEHEAADENGSYEIAHSASLFLIDPEARLHAVFSPPHNPADIAEKLIAIRARYEQG
- a CDS encoding COX15/CtaA family protein; translated protein: MKFLARTSLLLVIVLVSLSAYLRLSHSGIGCPDWPSCYGQIGTPPAVAQETDTRNAYERLGEQANEPLAWATPLHRLVASVLGLLVLFLNVAAFRQKRDRVISLALLAATVFLAILGIRSGSLHSPAIIMGNLAGGFFMLALLGWMVFRSARPAAVHDGLRGWAVIALFLLGTQVVLGGLTSANFAATACMTLPDCNGAWLPGSELLNAFDLSRIHEVNSQGIAIGGAERAAIHLTHRLGGVLTLAALLVTGVLALRAGRANRAIAITIIVLAVAEVSIGVMAIVTSLPIGLAVAHNWVAALLVLALLRLLAPQRGPDALVVNV
- a CDS encoding DUF1566 domain-containing protein encodes the protein MMPKILLVLVFAVLPLTGCSKNPGPGLEIHDTKYVAVDADGKQIATAQAAWPCTLDQYTGLLWEVKTDEPGLHHWRNTYSWYNPEESNDPEGLDYRGTPDGGDCTGSACDTWAYVKAVNKAGYCGHNDWRLPLRDELASISDPRKMKKPPTTNMQYFPHMQPGEYWTSNDYHFQFDAAWAWNFSYGHDRVDWKKSPKTVRLVRGEALHLTRTKD
- a CDS encoding cytochrome C oxidase subunit II, whose translation is MSAIQPPAETIWWKQPLDRVEGTWIGIALVWSLIMFFMMPLWHVYGKQNLSNEAYRTTPAAFMAKTQAMVNEYTVRTETDMQLPVVRPPPGSDVYLIGRLWSWWPLLELEKDQTYRLHISSMDWQHGFSLQPININTQILPGYEIVLTITPDTSDDQTIICNEFCGINHHTMVGKIYVTDGGS
- a CDS encoding cytochrome C oxidase subunit I, with translation MNTEQFRICPESGLQFHKPAETLMRLHAVIAIVILLVGGITALLVTLTRWPAVHLMPADRFYQLLTLHGVNMLIFWIITFEIAILYFCSSTLLRCRLATPRIAWFGLALMVIGIIVNNMAVLKGDASVMMTSYVPMPANPNFYLGLILFAVGALLGCFIFLGTLVIAKEEKTYEGSIPLVTFGALTACIIAVFTIASGAIILIPTYMWSMGWIGHIDAAMYRLIWWALGHSSQQINVAAHVAVWYAIAAIVFGAKPLSEKVSRMAFLLYIAFLQLASAHHLLVDPGLSASWKIFNTSYAMYLAVLASMVHGLTVPGSIEVAQRAKGFSQGLFQWLRKAPWGNPVFSGMFISLLGFGFLGGISGVVMGTEQINIIIHNTIYVPGHFHATVVIGTTLAFMSLTYFLIPVLFRRQLVMPGLARWQPYLFGIGMGVFTTVMMGAGTLGVARRHWDMAFTDSALGFDYPASAYTLMGLVGISGMVAILGGAIFILVTVLSVFFGKPVESESPYGVTATVLPRAEPTIEPAGGHAATGKWGFAAPGTFVFAIFFLAIFVVYYAVNWKYLASVWPLQ
- a CDS encoding SCO family protein; amino-acid sequence: MTVRPPTVARVAMLLLAIAMSPCGLAQAPAPDAGSYDRDLALEQSQAAIGTVLGNYTLTDTDGTKVRLTDYAGKPLLISMVFTSCYHTCPVTTRFLAKAVEKARRTLGDDGFTIATVGFDSANDTPEKMRVFAREQGVAIPGWKFLSASEGTIKELVDDLGFVYFPSPRGFDHIVQVTVVDRNSKVYAQVYGEAFELPWLMEPLKALVFNRPQSSGHPIATLMDKIRIFCTVYDPNTGRYRIDYSLFIQIGIGLFIVLAVGTYLLTESRRARRG